In Mycobacterium sp. 050128, one genomic interval encodes:
- a CDS encoding DUF2304 domain-containing protein, translated as MNWLQVLLIGLIIVLLIYLLRSRRSSRSKAWVKVGYIFFVLGGIYAVLRPDDTTVVAHWFGVRRGTDLMLYALIMAFSFTTLSTYMRFKDLELRYARLARAVALEGAQAPEPR; from the coding sequence ATGAACTGGCTCCAGGTGCTGCTGATCGGGTTGATCATCGTGCTGTTGATCTACCTGCTGCGGTCGCGGCGCAGCTCGCGCTCGAAGGCCTGGGTCAAGGTCGGCTACATCTTCTTTGTGCTGGGCGGCATCTACGCCGTGTTGCGGCCCGACGACACCACCGTGGTCGCGCACTGGTTCGGGGTGCGCCGCGGCACCGACCTGATGCTCTACGCGCTGATCATGGCGTTCAGTTTCACCACCCTGAGCACGTATATGCGGTTCAAGGACTTGGAGTTGCGCTATGCGCGCCTGGCCCGGGCCGTCGCGCTGGAGGGCGCCCAGGCGCCGGAGCCGCGCTAG
- a CDS encoding adenylate/guanylate cyclase domain-containing protein: protein MKGYRVVPADRYGGLVATPGALPGRISAFVRWVVRTPWPLFSLSMLQADIIGALFVLGFLRYGLPPQDRIQLQDLPTLNLAIFASTLVILFLVGVVVNLRLLLPVFRWQRRDNMLAETDPAATELARSRALRMPYYRTVSTVVYWCIGGVVFVVASWSVARFAAPVVTVATALGAAATAIIGYLQSERVLRPVAVAALRSGVPENVKAPGVILRQILTWMLSTAVPLLAIVLAVVADKVSLLRAAPESLFNPILLLALTALGVGLISTLLVAMSIADPLRQLRWALSEVQRGNYNAHMQIYDASELGLLQAGFNDMVRDLSERQRLRDLFGRYVGEDVARRALERGTELGGQERDVAVLFVDLVGSTQLAATRPPAEVVHLLNEFFRVVVDTVGRHGGFVNKFQGDAALAIFGAPIEHPDASGGALAAARELHDELLPVIGAAEFGVGVSSGRAIAGHIGAQARFEYTVIGDPVNEAARLTELAKLEPGHVLASAIAVSGALDAEALCWDVGEVVELRGRAAPTQLARPLNLAVPQSVSSPRAVNQDVASEIM from the coding sequence ATTAAGGGTTACCGGGTAGTCCCTGCTGACCGATACGGTGGGTTGGTGGCAACACCGGGTGCTCTGCCCGGGCGAATCAGCGCGTTCGTCCGGTGGGTAGTGCGCACTCCATGGCCACTGTTCTCGCTGAGCATGCTGCAGGCCGACATCATCGGCGCCCTGTTCGTGCTCGGCTTCCTGCGCTACGGCCTCCCGCCCCAGGACCGTATTCAACTGCAGGATCTGCCCACGCTCAACCTGGCGATCTTCGCCAGCACGCTGGTCATCCTGTTTCTCGTTGGTGTGGTGGTCAACCTCAGACTGCTGCTGCCGGTGTTCCGCTGGCAACGCCGCGACAACATGCTCGCCGAGACTGATCCCGCTGCCACCGAACTGGCCCGCAGCCGTGCCCTGCGGATGCCGTACTACCGCACCGTGAGCACGGTCGTGTACTGGTGCATCGGCGGCGTGGTTTTCGTCGTCGCCAGCTGGTCGGTGGCCCGGTTCGCCGCGCCCGTCGTCACCGTCGCGACCGCATTGGGGGCCGCTGCAACCGCGATCATCGGCTACCTGCAATCCGAACGAGTACTGCGGCCGGTGGCCGTGGCCGCCCTGCGCAGCGGCGTACCGGAGAACGTCAAGGCGCCCGGCGTCATCCTGCGCCAGATCCTGACCTGGATGCTGTCCACCGCGGTGCCGCTGCTGGCGATCGTGCTGGCCGTCGTGGCCGACAAGGTGTCGCTGCTCCGTGCCGCACCCGAGAGCCTGTTCAATCCCATCCTCTTGCTGGCCCTGACCGCGCTGGGCGTCGGGCTGATCAGCACCCTGCTGGTGGCCATGTCGATCGCCGACCCGCTGCGCCAGCTGCGCTGGGCGCTCTCGGAGGTGCAGCGCGGAAACTACAACGCGCACATGCAGATCTATGACGCCAGTGAGCTCGGCCTGCTGCAGGCCGGCTTCAACGACATGGTCCGCGACCTGTCCGAGCGGCAGCGGCTGCGCGACCTGTTCGGCCGCTACGTCGGCGAGGACGTGGCCCGCCGGGCGCTGGAACGCGGCACCGAATTGGGTGGCCAGGAACGCGACGTCGCGGTGCTGTTCGTCGACCTGGTCGGCTCAACCCAGCTCGCCGCGACGCGTCCGCCCGCCGAGGTGGTCCACCTGCTCAACGAATTTTTCCGGGTGGTGGTCGACACCGTCGGGCGCCACGGCGGCTTCGTCAACAAGTTCCAGGGCGACGCCGCGCTGGCCATCTTCGGCGCGCCGATCGAACACCCGGACGCCTCCGGTGGCGCGCTGGCGGCCGCCCGGGAGCTGCACGACGAACTCCTGCCGGTGATCGGCGCGGCCGAGTTCGGCGTCGGGGTGTCCTCCGGGCGGGCCATCGCCGGCCATATCGGCGCGCAGGCCCGCTTCGAGTACACCGTGATCGGCGACCCGGTCAACGAGGCGGCACGGCTGACCGAGCTGGCCAAGCTCGAGCCCGGGCATGTGCTGGCGTCGGCGATCGCGGTCAGCGGCGCGCTGGACGCCGAAGCGCTGTGCTGGGATGTCGGCGAGGTGGTCGAGCTACGCGGGCGCGCCGCGCCTACTCAGCTGGCCCGGCCGTTGAATCTGGCTGTGCCGCAGTCGGTTTCTTCCCCGCGCGCCGTCAATCAAGACGTAGCCAGCGAAATTATGTGA
- a CDS encoding DNA polymerase III subunit delta' — MSGVFTRLVGQDAVEAALLGAARAARSDPDHSDGDHGTMTHAWLITGPPGSGRSVAALCFAAALQCTSDGEPGCGQCRACTTTMAGTHADVRRVIPEGLSIGVDEMRAIVQTASRRPTTGHWQIVVVEDADRLTEGAGNALLKVVEEPPPSTVFLLCAPSVDPEDIAVTLRSRCRHVALVTPSTESIAQVLIDSDGLSADTANWAASVSGGHVGRARRLATDSEARERRERALALVRDAATPARAYAAAEELVAAAETEAVVLTADRAEAETEELRTALGAGGTGKGTAGAMRGAAGAIKDLERRQKSRQTRASRDALDRALIDLATYFRDALVVSARAGGVRANHPDMAERVAALAAHAAPDRLLRCIEAVLACREALAVNVKPKFAVDAMVATIGQELRD; from the coding sequence ATGTCCGGAGTGTTTACGCGGCTGGTAGGCCAAGACGCGGTTGAGGCCGCGCTGCTCGGCGCTGCGAGGGCCGCCCGAAGTGATCCCGATCACAGCGATGGGGACCACGGGACTATGACACATGCGTGGCTGATCACCGGCCCGCCGGGGTCGGGGCGTTCGGTTGCCGCGTTGTGCTTCGCGGCCGCGCTGCAATGCACGTCCGACGGCGAGCCCGGCTGCGGGCAGTGCCGGGCCTGCACGACGACGATGGCCGGCACCCACGCCGACGTTCGCCGGGTGATCCCCGAAGGCCTCTCCATCGGCGTCGACGAGATGCGTGCGATCGTGCAGACCGCGTCGCGGCGCCCGACGACCGGGCACTGGCAGATCGTGGTGGTCGAGGACGCCGATCGGCTGACCGAGGGTGCCGGCAACGCGCTGTTGAAGGTGGTCGAGGAACCGCCGCCGTCGACGGTGTTCCTGTTGTGCGCGCCGTCGGTCGATCCCGAAGACATCGCGGTCACGCTGCGGTCGAGATGCCGGCACGTCGCTCTGGTGACGCCCTCGACCGAGTCGATCGCGCAGGTGCTGATCGACAGCGACGGCCTGAGCGCCGACACGGCGAACTGGGCGGCGTCAGTCAGCGGCGGCCACGTGGGGCGGGCGCGCCGGTTGGCGACCGACTCGGAGGCACGGGAGCGGAGGGAGCGGGCGTTGGCATTGGTGCGCGATGCGGCGACCCCGGCGCGCGCCTACGCCGCCGCCGAAGAGTTGGTGGCCGCGGCCGAAACCGAGGCCGTCGTATTGACCGCTGACCGCGCCGAGGCCGAGACCGAGGAGCTGCGGACGGCGCTGGGGGCCGGGGGCACCGGTAAAGGCACCGCCGGGGCCATGCGCGGCGCCGCGGGCGCGATCAAGGATCTCGAGCGTCGGCAGAAGTCCCGCCAGACCAGGGCCTCGCGCGATGCGCTGGACCGAGCGCTGATCGACCTGGCCACCTACTTCCGTGACGCGCTGGTGGTCTCGGCCCGCGCGGGTGGGGTGCGGGCCAACCATCCCGACATGGCCGAGCGGGTGGCGGCGCTGGCCGCGCATGCCGCACCCGATCGGCTGTTGCGCTGCATCGAGGCGGTGCTTGCGTGCCGCGAAGCGCTGGCGGTCAACGTCAAACCCAAGTTCGCCGTCGACGCGATGGTGGCCACCATCGGTCAGGAACTGCGGGACTGA
- a CDS encoding GDP-mannose 4,6-dehydratase encodes MRALVTGGAGFIGSTLVDRLLADGHSVVSLDNFASGKARNLEHLADNPEHVFIEADIVTADLEAILDEYRPEVVFHLAAQIDVRHSVAEPQFDASVNVIGTVRLAEAARRTGVRKIVHTSSGGSIYGTPPQYPTPETTPTDPASPYAAGKVAGEIYLNTFRHLYGLDCSHIAPANVYGPRQDPHGEAGVVAIFAQALLSGKPTKVFGDGSKTRDYVFVDDVVDAFVKASGEAGGAQRFNIGTGIETSDRQLHTAVAKAVGGPDDPDFHPDRLGDLRRSCLDISSAARVLGWHPRVELEEGVRRTVEFFRQAHAG; translated from the coding sequence GTGCGCGCACTGGTCACCGGGGGAGCCGGATTCATCGGGTCGACGCTAGTCGACCGCCTACTGGCGGACGGCCATTCGGTGGTGAGCCTGGACAATTTCGCGTCGGGCAAGGCGCGCAACCTCGAGCATCTGGCCGACAATCCCGAACACGTCTTCATCGAGGCGGACATCGTGACCGCCGACCTCGAGGCGATTCTCGACGAGTACCGGCCCGAGGTGGTGTTCCACCTGGCCGCCCAGATCGACGTGCGCCACTCGGTGGCCGAGCCGCAGTTCGACGCCTCGGTCAACGTGATCGGCACGGTGCGGCTGGCCGAGGCCGCGCGCCGCACCGGCGTCCGCAAGATCGTGCACACCTCGTCGGGGGGATCCATCTACGGCACCCCGCCGCAGTACCCGACGCCCGAGACCACGCCCACCGACCCGGCGTCGCCCTATGCCGCGGGCAAGGTGGCAGGCGAGATCTACCTGAACACCTTCCGGCACCTGTACGGCCTGGACTGCTCGCACATCGCGCCGGCCAACGTCTACGGCCCGCGGCAGGACCCGCACGGCGAGGCGGGCGTGGTGGCGATCTTCGCGCAGGCGCTGCTGTCCGGTAAGCCCACCAAAGTGTTCGGGGACGGCAGCAAGACCCGCGACTACGTGTTCGTCGACGACGTCGTGGACGCATTCGTCAAAGCCTCCGGCGAGGCCGGCGGCGCGCAGCGGTTCAACATCGGCACCGGAATTGAGACCTCCGACCGCCAGCTGCACACGGCGGTCGCCAAAGCCGTTGGCGGACCGGACGATCCGGACTTCCATCCGGATCGCCTCGGCGATCTGCGGCGGTCGTGTCTCGATATCAGTTCAGCGGCAAGGGTTTTGGGCTGGCATCCGCGGGTGGAACTCGAAGAAGGCGTGCGTCGCACCGTCGAGTTCTTCCGGCAGGCTCACGCCGGCTAG
- the topA gene encoding type I DNA topoisomerase has translation MADPTKGRDSSGNGSLRRLVIVESPTKARKLAGYLGSAYIVESSRGHIRDLPRAAADVPAKFKSEPWARLGVNVDHDFEPLYIISPEKKSTVTELKGLLKDVDELYLATDGDREGEAIAWHLMETLKPRIPVKRMVFHEITEPAILEAAQNPRDLDIDLVDAQETRRILDRLYGYEVSPVLWKKVAPRLSAGRVQSVATRIIVQRERDRMAFRSAAYWDIVAQLDASVSDANAQPPTFTARLTSVDGLRVATGRDFDSLGTLRKADEVVVLNEARATELATGLRGAQLSVASVEEKPYTRRPYAPFMTSTLQQEAGRKLRFSSERTMSIAQRLYENGYITYMRTDSTTLSQSAINAARTQASQLYGDEYVSPSPRQYTRKVKNAQEAHEAIRPAGETFATPDAVRRELDGDEFRLYELIWQRTVASQMADARGTTLSLRIAGTSRNQGAGPEGDQPVVFSASGRTITFAGFLKAYVETVDELAGGEADDAERRLPQLTEGQRLAALELTPDGHATSPPARYTEASLVKALEELGIGRPSTYSSIIKTIQDRGYVHKKGSALVPSWVAFAVTGLLEQHFGRLVDYDFTAAMEDELDAIASGSEQRTNWLNNFYFGGDHGVQDSVARAGGLKKLVGVNLEGIDAREVNSIKLFDDSEGRPVYVRVGKNGPYLERTVVGEDGETKPQRANLNDSLTPDELTLEVAEELFATPQEGRSLGVDPQTGHEILARDGRYGPYVTEVLPEPPPDDGDAAPAKKGKKPTGPKPRTGSLLRTMDLQTVTLEDALKLLSLPRVVGVDPASGEEITAQNGRYGPYLKRGTDSRSLATEEQMFTITLDEALKIYAEPKRRGRQAASAPPLRELGNDPASGNPMVVKDGRFGPYVTDGETNASLRKGDDVLSITDQRAAELLADRRARGPAKRPAKKTTRKAPAKKAAKRS, from the coding sequence GTGGCTGATCCAACAAAAGGCCGCGACAGCAGCGGCAATGGCAGCCTGAGGCGACTTGTGATCGTCGAGTCGCCGACTAAAGCGCGCAAACTCGCGGGCTACCTGGGCTCCGCCTACATCGTCGAGTCGTCGCGTGGGCACATCCGCGACCTGCCGCGCGCCGCCGCCGACGTGCCCGCCAAATTCAAGTCCGAGCCGTGGGCGCGGCTGGGCGTCAACGTCGACCACGACTTCGAGCCGCTCTACATCATCAGCCCGGAAAAGAAGAGCACGGTCACCGAGCTCAAGGGCCTTTTGAAAGACGTCGACGAGCTCTACCTGGCTACGGATGGTGACCGCGAGGGTGAGGCCATCGCCTGGCACCTGATGGAAACGCTGAAGCCGCGCATTCCGGTCAAGCGGATGGTGTTCCACGAGATCACCGAGCCGGCCATCCTCGAGGCCGCGCAAAACCCCCGCGACCTCGACATCGACCTGGTCGACGCGCAGGAAACCCGCCGCATCCTGGACCGGTTATACGGCTACGAAGTCAGTCCGGTGCTGTGGAAGAAGGTCGCGCCCAGGCTGTCGGCCGGCCGGGTGCAGTCGGTGGCCACCCGCATCATCGTGCAGCGCGAACGCGACCGCATGGCGTTTCGCAGCGCGGCGTACTGGGACATCGTTGCCCAGCTGGACGCCAGCGTGTCCGACGCCAACGCGCAGCCGCCCACCTTCACCGCCCGGCTGACCTCTGTCGACGGATTGCGGGTCGCGACCGGACGTGACTTCGACTCGCTGGGCACGCTGCGTAAGGCCGACGAGGTCGTGGTGCTCAACGAGGCGCGGGCCACGGAGCTGGCCACCGGTTTGCGGGGAGCTCAGCTGTCGGTGGCCTCGGTCGAGGAGAAGCCCTACACCCGACGGCCGTACGCGCCGTTCATGACGTCGACGTTGCAGCAGGAGGCCGGCCGCAAGCTGCGGTTCTCGTCGGAGCGGACGATGAGCATCGCGCAGCGGCTCTACGAAAACGGCTACATCACCTATATGCGTACCGACTCGACGACGCTGTCGCAGTCGGCGATCAACGCGGCGCGCACCCAGGCCAGTCAGCTCTACGGCGACGAGTACGTGTCCCCGTCGCCGCGGCAGTACACCCGCAAGGTCAAGAACGCCCAGGAAGCCCACGAGGCGATTCGCCCGGCGGGCGAGACGTTCGCCACCCCGGATGCGGTGCGCCGTGAACTCGACGGCGACGAGTTCCGACTCTACGAGCTGATCTGGCAGCGCACGGTGGCCTCGCAGATGGCCGACGCACGCGGGACCACGCTGAGTCTGCGGATCGCCGGCACCTCGCGAAACCAGGGGGCCGGCCCGGAAGGCGACCAGCCGGTCGTCTTCTCGGCCAGCGGTCGAACAATCACCTTCGCCGGCTTCCTGAAGGCCTACGTGGAAACCGTGGACGAATTGGCCGGCGGCGAGGCCGACGACGCCGAGCGCCGGCTGCCCCAGCTCACCGAGGGGCAACGGCTGGCGGCCCTCGAGCTCACCCCCGACGGCCACGCCACCAGCCCGCCGGCCCGCTACACCGAGGCCTCGCTGGTCAAGGCGCTCGAGGAGCTGGGTATCGGCCGTCCGTCGACGTATTCGTCGATCATCAAGACCATCCAAGACCGCGGCTACGTGCACAAGAAGGGCAGCGCGCTGGTGCCCTCGTGGGTCGCGTTCGCCGTCACCGGCCTGCTGGAACAGCATTTCGGCCGTCTCGTCGACTACGACTTCACCGCGGCGATGGAAGACGAGCTCGACGCGATCGCGTCGGGCAGCGAGCAACGCACCAACTGGCTCAACAACTTCTACTTCGGCGGCGACCACGGCGTGCAGGATTCGGTGGCGCGCGCCGGAGGGCTCAAGAAGCTCGTCGGTGTCAACCTCGAGGGAATCGACGCTCGAGAAGTCAACTCCATCAAGCTGTTTGATGATTCGGAAGGCCGCCCGGTCTACGTCCGGGTCGGCAAGAACGGGCCGTACCTGGAGCGCACGGTCGTCGGCGAGGACGGCGAGACGAAGCCGCAGCGTGCCAACCTCAACGACTCGCTGACTCCCGACGAGCTGACGCTGGAGGTGGCCGAAGAGCTTTTCGCCACCCCGCAAGAGGGTCGCTCGCTGGGCGTGGACCCGCAGACCGGACACGAAATCCTGGCCAGGGACGGCCGTTACGGGCCGTACGTCACCGAGGTCCTGCCCGAGCCGCCGCCGGACGACGGTGACGCGGCCCCGGCGAAGAAGGGCAAGAAGCCCACCGGCCCCAAGCCACGCACCGGCTCACTGCTGCGCACCATGGATCTGCAGACCGTCACGCTCGAGGACGCGCTGAAACTGCTGTCGTTGCCCCGGGTGGTCGGTGTCGACCCTGCGTCGGGCGAGGAGATCACCGCGCAGAACGGGCGCTATGGCCCGTACCTGAAGCGCGGCACGGATTCTCGTTCGCTGGCGACCGAAGAGCAGATGTTCACGATCACCCTGGACGAGGCGCTCAAAATCTACGCTGAGCCGAAACGCCGTGGCCGGCAAGCTGCTTCGGCTCCGCCGTTGCGCGAGCTGGGCAACGACCCGGCGTCGGGCAACCCAATGGTGGTGAAGGACGGCCGATTTGGGCCGTATGTCACCGACGGCGAGACCAACGCCAGCCTGCGCAAGGGCGACGACGTGCTGTCGATCACTGACCAGCGCGCCGCCGAGTTGCTGGCCGACCGGCGGGCCCGGGGTCCGGCGAAACGGCCCGCGAAGAAGACCACGCGCAAGGCGCCGGCGAAAAAGGCCGCCAAGCGCAGTTAG
- a CDS encoding DUF3060 domain-containing protein produces MTSGSPATIDISFSDATYDCGNQSPIRIVGEDSTITLTGSCGEVDVSGVANTVNLQTVAAILAIGTGNHITWEKGPGGGVPQVRNPGRSNDIRGPGGLQIG; encoded by the coding sequence TTGACGAGCGGGTCGCCGGCCACGATCGACATCAGCTTCTCCGACGCGACCTATGACTGCGGAAACCAATCGCCGATCAGGATCGTGGGCGAGGACTCGACGATCACCTTGACCGGGTCGTGCGGCGAGGTCGACGTCAGCGGCGTTGCCAACACCGTGAACCTGCAAACCGTGGCCGCCATCTTGGCCATCGGCACCGGAAATCACATCACCTGGGAGAAGGGGCCAGGAGGTGGCGTCCCGCAAGTCAGGAACCCGGGCCGCAGCAACGACATCCGGGGACCAGGCGGCCTTCAGATCGGCTAG
- a CDS encoding glycosyltransferase family 2 protein: MNIETDYQGVWIVIPAFNEATVIGEVVADVRSVFDHVVCVDDGSTDGTGEIARKAGAHLVRHPVNLGQGAAIQTGVEYARRQPGARIFATFDADGQHRVKDVCAMVDRLVAEDVDIVIGTRFGGLESSRPPLLKRIVLQTAARLSPRGRQLGLTDTNNGLRVFNKTVADGLDITMNGMSHANEFIMLIAENHWRVVEQPVEVLYTDYSKSKGQPLLNGVNIIFDGFPRGRIPR; the protein is encoded by the coding sequence GTGAACATCGAAACGGATTACCAGGGCGTCTGGATCGTGATTCCCGCCTTCAACGAAGCCACGGTCATCGGCGAGGTGGTCGCCGATGTCCGCTCCGTTTTCGACCACGTCGTCTGCGTCGACGACGGCAGTACCGACGGCACCGGCGAGATCGCCCGGAAGGCCGGGGCTCATCTGGTGCGCCATCCGGTCAACCTCGGACAGGGCGCGGCCATCCAAACCGGCGTCGAGTACGCCCGCCGCCAGCCCGGTGCGCGGATCTTCGCGACGTTCGACGCCGACGGGCAGCATCGCGTCAAAGACGTGTGCGCGATGGTCGACCGGCTCGTCGCCGAAGACGTCGACATCGTCATCGGGACGCGCTTCGGCGGGCTGGAGAGCAGCCGGCCGCCGTTACTGAAACGGATCGTGCTGCAGACGGCGGCGCGGTTGAGCCCGCGCGGTCGCCAGCTCGGCCTGACCGACACCAACAACGGGCTGCGGGTGTTCAACAAGACGGTGGCCGACGGGCTGGACATCACGATGAACGGGATGAGCCACGCCAACGAATTCATCATGCTAATCGCCGAAAACCATTGGCGCGTAGTCGAACAGCCGGTCGAGGTGCTCTACACCGACTACTCGAAGTCGAAGGGCCAGCCGCTGCTCAACGGCGTCAACATCATTTTCGACGGGTTCCCGCGAGGAAGGATTCCGAGATGA